One part of the Sorangiineae bacterium MSr11954 genome encodes these proteins:
- a CDS encoding sigma 54-interacting transcriptional regulator, giving the protein MGESEETDQQDDSARSDEAMLSSTAHMRAVHGRTLWSVAEIPTSGVIVGRANGTPGVDLVLDDRRMSRRHIRIEAGALGWHLVDIDSRNGGFVDGRAFAPGARVILVDGAVIRIGDSLLVFRASALAPPDEDDRMFPGDSSLAVVVRGQLRRLAATTGHVLIHGETGTGKERAALFVGTTGAPHPFIAVNCAELTRDLARSELFGHVRGAFSGAHVAKGGLVEAAGSGVLFLDEVGELPLDVQGDLLRFLEDGHSRPIGSTELRRSSARVIAATNVDLDDAVRTGRFRRDLLARLRASNAPVELPPLRRRREDILGWARRFAREADASHPDMSFTAGAAECLLLYPWLENLRELRGLVRSLIAEQPSEPISSERLPAHLRTHRKALRDDGNQTKTGSAPATKEPTREEIETALQETDGKMRTAAQLLHIDRRKLYRLCERYGIDLDGHRRGERNGRSTDA; this is encoded by the coding sequence GGTGAATCGGAGGAGACGGACCAGCAGGATGACTCCGCACGCTCTGACGAGGCGATGCTTTCTTCGACCGCGCACATGCGCGCTGTGCATGGGCGCACACTCTGGTCGGTCGCAGAAATTCCTACGTCCGGGGTCATCGTAGGCCGTGCGAACGGAACGCCCGGAGTCGATCTCGTGCTCGACGACCGGAGGATGTCCCGTAGACACATTCGAATCGAAGCTGGAGCACTCGGCTGGCATCTAGTCGACATCGACAGCCGTAATGGCGGATTCGTCGATGGGCGTGCGTTCGCACCCGGCGCGCGTGTCATCCTCGTCGATGGCGCCGTCATCCGAATCGGCGATTCGCTGCTCGTCTTTCGAGCATCGGCGCTCGCTCCTCCCGACGAAGACGATCGCATGTTTCCCGGCGATTCGTCTCTCGCCGTGGTGGTTCGCGGGCAATTACGGCGGCTCGCCGCTACAACCGGACACGTGCTCATTCACGGCGAAACTGGAACTGGTAAAGAGCGTGCGGCTCTGTTCGTCGGTACGACGGGCGCACCGCATCCCTTCATCGCCGTGAATTGCGCGGAGCTCACCCGTGATTTAGCGCGCTCAGAGTTGTTCGGACACGTGCGTGGAGCTTTCAGTGGAGCGCACGTGGCCAAGGGTGGGCTCGTCGAAGCAGCCGGTTCCGGAGTGCTATTCCTTGACGAGGTTGGCGAGCTTCCCCTCGACGTCCAAGGCGACCTTCTGCGCTTCCTCGAAGACGGGCACTCTCGCCCGATCGGCTCGACCGAGCTTCGTCGCAGTTCGGCGCGCGTAATCGCCGCGACCAACGTCGACCTCGACGACGCGGTCCGGACCGGCCGCTTCCGAAGGGACCTCCTCGCGCGCTTGCGGGCGAGTAACGCTCCGGTGGAACTTCCGCCCCTACGTCGCCGTCGCGAGGATATTCTCGGCTGGGCACGACGCTTCGCGCGTGAGGCAGACGCAAGCCATCCCGACATGTCGTTCACGGCTGGAGCCGCGGAGTGCCTTCTGCTCTATCCATGGCTCGAGAATCTTCGTGAGCTCCGCGGTTTGGTTCGGTCGCTGATTGCAGAGCAGCCGAGCGAGCCGATTTCATCGGAAAGGCTGCCGGCGCACCTTCGCACCCACCGGAAAGCACTGCGCGACGACGGTAACCAAACGAAGACGGGCAGTGCTCCCGCGACCAAGGAGCCAACTCGTGAGGAGATCGAGACAGCGCTCCAGGAGACGGATGGAAAGATGCGCACCGCTGCGCAGCTGCTCCACATCGACCGCAGAAAGCTGTATCGACTGTGCGAGCGCTATGGCATCGACCTTGATGGCCATCGTCGTGGAGAAAGAAACGGGAGGTCGACTGATGCCTAA